A genomic stretch from Myxocyprinus asiaticus isolate MX2 ecotype Aquarium Trade chromosome 24, UBuf_Myxa_2, whole genome shotgun sequence includes:
- the LOC127415290 gene encoding leucine-rich repeat and IQ domain-containing protein 3-like: protein MDSLGAYWAYLVNCSQSLILDHGHWASESEKASDLQDIVMVTLSNLLLKNLDQIESCRTLRICLLADNFLTRIEALMECTRLVKLDLKGNQIVQIPDASCWSHLKELQLLYLHDNNMATWNHIRGLSGCLNLTALTLYDTPISLKNFRHCVVNNIWSLKALDNYVISDEEIIQNWYLPFKFKAMKQHFHVNLYPSSKSDSFETEMKAVYKIIAEINRIQAIYSPTLIIQRWIRGHLIRKSLGLCGTKKQTGPEKLLTPIPPEMAENEQVSSQSRETMEQDTDDYHVLTELWGERDVEIKRLHVNLNKLIQTGHPEVLQEVINAKSFDSQQELNPPYNTPQQSLSLCIVCLYDKATGDLCDEEVEEGTFRVLGLKVSFHQTEPLRDMLLSRKAGGQDIREAISHFHNQKPGPHPLSQPHSPAITSRKHMIGRCHDGFSLTPFKVIEKAHQAFKKAEMQRDLAEKVTERQIDREVAKGHRYDFMEAIRKEACLHQERERADMEKTLSLQRAKQDQDIQQARQKHAQFVEEKRQRIQEQEMVFNFTRQHNSLARAVLRYNTWKSGNQQ from the exons ATGGATTCCCTGGGAGCCTACTGGGCATATTTGGTGAACTGCTCTCAGTCACTGATCCTGGATCATGGCCACTGGGCATCAGAGAGTGAGAAAGCCAGTGATCTCCAGGACATTGTGATGGTCACACTGAGCAATTTGCTTCTAAAGAATCTAGATCAGATTGAGTCTTGCAGGACACTGAGGATTTGCCTCTTGGCTGACAACTTTCTAACCAGGATTGAAGCACTGATGGAATGCACACGTTTGGTGAAGTTAGATCTAAAAGGAAATcag ATTGTTCAGATCCCTGATGCTTCGTGTTGGAGCCATCTGAAAGAATTACAACTGCTATATCTACACGACAACAACATGGCAACCTGGAACCATATCAGGGGCTTGTCTGGCTGTTTAAACTTGACTGCATTAACTCTCTACGATACTCCAATCAGTTTAAAGAACTTCAGGCACTGTGTGGTCAACAACATATGGTCACTGAAGGCCTTGGACAACTATGTTATCTCTGATGAGGAAATAATCCAGAACTGGTACCTTCCCTTTAAGTTCAAAGCAATGAAACAACACTTTCATGTCAATTTGTATCCATCTTCAAAGTCG GATTCATTTGAGACAGAGATGAAAGCGGTGTATAAAATAATTGCTGAGATAAACAGGATTCAGGCCATTTATTCCCCTACACTTATTATACAGCGCTGGATTCGAGGCCATTTAATTAGAAAAAGTCTTGG TCTTTGTGGTACAAAGAAGCAGACAGGGCCTGAGAAACTGCTCACTCCCATCCCACCTGAAATGGCAGAAAATGAGCAGGTATCGTCTCAATCCCGAGAAACCATGGAGCAGGATACAGATGACTACCATGTGCTG ACAGAGTTATGGGGTGAGAGAGATGTAGAGATCAAAAGACTTCATGTGAACTTAAATAAGCTGATACAAACTGGCCACCCAGAG GTTCTACAGGAGGTTATCAATGCTAAATCATTTGACAGTCAACAAGAGCTGAATCCACCATATAACACCCCTCAGCAGAGTCTG AGCCTCTGTATTGTATGTCTTTATGACAAAGCTACTGGTGATCTCTGTGATGAAGAAGTTGAGGAAGGAACCTTTCGTGTTTTGGGGCTGAAGGTGTCATTCCACCAGACTGAGCCGTTGAGAGACATGTTATTGTCCCGTAAAGCTGGTGGACAGGACATCCGTGAGGCCATCAGCCATTTCCACAACCAGAAGCCTGGTCCACACCCCCTTTCTCAGCCTCACTCACCTGCCATTACTTCAAGAAAGCATATGATTGGTCGTTGTCATGATGGCTTCAGTCTTACCCCCTTCAAAGTAATTGAAAAAGCCCATCAAGcatttaaaaaggcagaaatgcagAGGGACCTTGCAGAAAAGGTAACTGAGCGGCAGATTGACCGTGAGGTTGCCAAGGGCCATCGATATGACTTCATGGAGGCTATAAGGAAAGAAGCTTGTCTGCATCAGGAACGTGAACGGGCAGATATGGAGAAAACTCTCAGTCTACAGAGAGCCAAGCAGGACCAGGACATCCAGCAGGCACGTCAGAAACATGCCCAGTTTGTTGAAGAAAAGAGGCAGAGGATCCAGGAGCAAGAGATGGTTTTCAACTTCACCAGACAGCACAACTCATTAGCCAGGGCTGTTCTTAGATATAACACATGGAAAAGTGGAAACCAGCAATAG
- the LOC127415289 gene encoding acyl-coenzyme A thioesterase 11-like, whose protein sequence is MASEARDPLLLEEPILILENGEVYRNPTEVKMSQIVLPCHANHCGELSVGQLLKWMDSTACLAAERHAGCSCITASVDDIHFETTIGVGQVVNIKAKVNRAFTSSMEVGILVSCEDLFSDRQWKVCHAFATFVARRTEAGKVQLKQVIPRTQAEQMEYSLAAERRRMRLIHAEIINDLLNSCSSQTESECLDYQDAVPAERTRVESVELVLPPHANHQVSTFGGQIMAWMENVATIAASRLCNAHPTLRSIDMFHFRGPSHIGDRLVLKAIVNNAFKKSMEVGVCAEAYQGGEPLRHINTAFMTFEVLDNDRKPRSLPRIRPEPVDGKRRYQEAIARKKIRLDRKYIISCKQSEVPLSVPWDPSNQMYLSYNNVSALKMLAARTNWVLTSEKNKVRLYTLEENQMLCFKVETHVAMAAEHVFLLLSDLKRRKEWDHHYQECEVIAEAHEDDTIYRVVTPSVTKGGNVQDFILLASKRHPCDWGDPYLIALRSVTLPAYPPTEDYNRGEVLCAGFSIWEEESAFTKISYYNQATPGVLPYISTDIAGLSSSFYRTFASCSTFLEENKASLASLPTSALGENSG, encoded by the exons ATGGCAAGTGAGGCCAGAGATCCTTTACTGTTGGAAGAGCCTATACTCATTCTGGAGAATGGGGAGGTGTACAGGAACCCAACTGAAGTTAAGATGAGTCAGATAGTCCTGCCTTGCCATGCCAACCACTGTGGAGAACTCAGCGTCGGGCAACTGCTCAAGTGGATGGACTCCACCGCCTGCCTTGCTG CTGAGAGACATGCTGGTTGCTCCTGTATCACTGCATCAGTGGATGACATTCACTTTGAAACCACCATAGG GGTTGGACAGGTTGTCAATATTAAAGCCAAAGTCAACAGAGCCTTCACGTCCAGCATGGAG GTTGGGATTTTGGTAAGCTGTGAAGATCTTTTCAGTGACAGACAGTGGAAGGTGTGCCATGCCTTTGCCACCTTTGTGGCCCGTCGTACCGAAGCAGGAAAG GTACAGCTGAAGCAGGTGATTCCACGTACGCAGGCCGAGCAGATGGAGTACAGCCTCGCAGCCGAGCGCAGGAGGATGAGACTAATCCATGCAGAGATAATTAACGATCTCCTCAACAGCTGCTCTTCACAGACAG AGAGTGAGTGTCTGGATTACCAGGATGCAGTGCCTGCTGAGCGGACTCGGGTTGAAAGTGTCGAGCTGGTGCTTCCACCTCATGCCAATCACCAGGTCAGCACTTTTGGTGGGCAAATCATGGCCTGGATGGAGAATGTAGCCACCATCGCCGCCAG TCGTTTGTGTAATGCTCACCCAACTTTACGGTCTATAGACATGTTCCACTTTCGTGGGCCCTCCCATATTGGAGACAGACTGGTGTTGAAGGCCATCGTAAACAATGCCTTTAAGAAAAG TATGGAGGTGGGAGTGTGTGCTGAGGCCTATCAGGGTGGAGAGCCACTGCGACACATCAACACCGCCTTCATGACCTTTGAGGTACTGGACAATGACAGGAAGCCACGCTCGTTGCCAAGGATACGACCTGAGCCTGTG GATGGTAAGAGGCGCTACCAAGAAGCCATAGCCAGAAAGAAAATTCGCCTTGACAG GAAGTATATCATCTCCTGCAAGCAAAGTGAGGTTCCTCTCTCTGTTCCCTGGGACCCAAGTAACCAG ATGTACCTCAGTTACAATAATGTTTCAGCACTGAAGATGTTGGCTGCCCGTACTAACTGGGTCTTAACCTCAGAGAAAAACAAG GTCCGTTTATACACATTGGAGGAGAACCAGATGTTGTGCTTTAAGGTGGAGACCCATGTGGCCATGGCAGCAGAGCACGTGTTTCTGTTACTGTCTGATCTGAAACGGAGGAAGGAATGGGACCACCACTACCA AGAGTGTGAAGTGATAGCAGAGGCACATGAAGATGACACCATCTACCGAGTTGTCACTCCCTCTGTGACTAAAGGGGGCAATGTCCAGGACTTCATTCTCCTGGCGTCCAAGAGGCACCCTTGTGATTGGGG TGACCCTTATTTGATTGCCCTGCGTTCTGTTACCCTTCCCGCATACCCTCCCACTGAAGACTACAACAGAGGAGAGGTTCTCTGTGCTGGGTTTAGTATCTGGGAAGAGGAAAGCGCTTTCACCAAG ATTTCTTACTACAACCAGGCGACTCCTGGAGTGCTGCCCTATATCTCAACTGACATCGCTGGGCTTTCATCCAGCTTCTACCGCACATTTGCCTCCTGTAGCACTTTCCTCGAGGAGAATAAAGCAAGCCTGGCTTCCCTGCCCACCTCTGCCCTAGGAGAGAACTCTGGGTAA
- the LOC127414993 gene encoding single-stranded DNA-binding protein 3-like isoform X4 has protein sequence MFPKGKSSVVPSDGQAREKLALYVYEYLLHIGAQKSAQTFLSEIRWEKNITLGDPPGFLHSWWCVFWDLYCAAPERRDTCEHSSEAKAFHDYSAAAAPSPVLGNMPPGDGMPGGPMPPGFFQPFMSPRFGGGPRPPIRMGNQPPGGVPAAQPMLPNMDPRLQGPMQRMNVSRGMGPMGPGPQNFGGGMRPPHNSMGMPGVNMGPGNGRPPWPNPNGNNMPYSSPSPGAYGGPQGGGPPGTPGIVPSPADSNNSSENLYTMINSGGGRNSFPIGPGSEGPLGAMAGMDPMHMNGGSGDLDGLPKNSPNNMGGMSNPPGTPRDEDVGGSYLHSFQNENYSPSMTMSV, from the exons atgtttccTAAAGGCAAAAGCTCCGTCGTGCCATCGGATGGTCAAGCTCGGGAAAA GTTAGCTTTGTATGTTTATGAGTATTTGTTACACATTGGTGCTCAGAAGTCTGCGCAGACTTTCCTGTCAGAA ATCCGATGGGAAAAGAACATCACGCTAGGAGACCCTCCTGGATTCCTGCATTCCTGGTGGTG TGTCTTTTGGGACCTGTACTGTGCTGCTCCTGAGAGGAGAGACACGTGTGAACATTCAAGTGAGGCGAAGGCATTCCATGACTAT AGTGCCGCAGCAGCCCCCAGTCCTGTTCTTGGAAACATGCCACCAGGAGACGGCATGCCAGGTGGACCCATGCCCCCTGGATTCTTCCAG CCTTTTATGTCACCTCGCTTTGGTGGGGGACCAAGACCACCCATCAGAATGGGCAACCAG CCTCCAGGTGGAGTTCCAGCCGCCCAGCCAATGCTCCCAAACATGGATCCTAGACTACAGG GGCCGATGCAGAGGATGAATGTTTCTAGAGGAATGGGTCCTATGGGCCCTGGTCCCCAG aattttggaGGAGGGATGAGACCACCACACAACTCTATGGGCATGCCAGGAGTGAACAT GGGGCCTGGAAATGGCAGACCACCATGGCCAAATCCAAACGGCAACAAT aTGCCATATTCATCACCATCTCCTGGTGCATATGGG GGTCCACAAGGAGGGGGGCCACCAGGAACTCCTGGAATTGTCCCTAGTCCAGCAG ACTCTAACAACTCCAGTGAAAACCTGTACACCATGATAAATTCTGGAGGAGGTCGCAACAGT TTTCCCATTGGCCCAGGCTCTGAGGGCCCTCTAGGGGCGATGGCAGGAATGGACCCAATGCATATGAATGGAG GTTCAGGAGACTTGGATGGACTTCCAAAG AATTCTCCCAACAACATGGGTGGCATGAGCAATCCGCCCGGGACCCCTAGAGATGAAGACGTAGGAGGCAGCTACCTTCACTCTTTCCAGAATGAGAAT TACTCTCCCTCCATGACCATGAGCGTCTGA
- the LOC127414993 gene encoding single-stranded DNA-binding protein 3-like isoform X1, producing the protein MFPKGKSSVVPSDGQAREKLALYVYEYLLHIGAQKSAQTFLSEIRWEKNITLGDPPGFLHSWWCVFWDLYCAAPERRDTCEHSSEAKAFHDYSAAAAPSPVLGNMPPGDGMPGGPMPPGFFQGPPGSQASPHAPPPPNSMMGPHGQPFMSPRFGGGPRPPIRMGNQPPGGVPAAQPMLPNMDPRLQGPMQRMNVSRGMGPMGPGPQNFGGGMRPPHNSMGMPGVNMGPGNGRPPWPNPNGNNMPYSSPSPGAYGGPQGGGPPGTPGIVPSPADSNNSSENLYTMINSGGGRNSFPIGPGSEGPLGAMAGMDPMHMNGGSGDLDGLPKNSPNNMGGMSNPPGTPRDEDVGGSYLHSFQNENQYSPSMTMSV; encoded by the exons atgtttccTAAAGGCAAAAGCTCCGTCGTGCCATCGGATGGTCAAGCTCGGGAAAA GTTAGCTTTGTATGTTTATGAGTATTTGTTACACATTGGTGCTCAGAAGTCTGCGCAGACTTTCCTGTCAGAA ATCCGATGGGAAAAGAACATCACGCTAGGAGACCCTCCTGGATTCCTGCATTCCTGGTGGTG TGTCTTTTGGGACCTGTACTGTGCTGCTCCTGAGAGGAGAGACACGTGTGAACATTCAAGTGAGGCGAAGGCATTCCATGACTAT AGTGCCGCAGCAGCCCCCAGTCCTGTTCTTGGAAACATGCCACCAGGAGACGGCATGCCAGGTGGACCCATGCCCCCTGGATTCTTCCAG GGCCCTCCCGGCTCCCAGGCTTCCCCTCACGCTCCTCCTCCCCCTAACAGCATGATGGGACCCCACGGCCAG CCTTTTATGTCACCTCGCTTTGGTGGGGGACCAAGACCACCCATCAGAATGGGCAACCAG CCTCCAGGTGGAGTTCCAGCCGCCCAGCCAATGCTCCCAAACATGGATCCTAGACTACAGG GGCCGATGCAGAGGATGAATGTTTCTAGAGGAATGGGTCCTATGGGCCCTGGTCCCCAG aattttggaGGAGGGATGAGACCACCACACAACTCTATGGGCATGCCAGGAGTGAACAT GGGGCCTGGAAATGGCAGACCACCATGGCCAAATCCAAACGGCAACAAT aTGCCATATTCATCACCATCTCCTGGTGCATATGGG GGTCCACAAGGAGGGGGGCCACCAGGAACTCCTGGAATTGTCCCTAGTCCAGCAG ACTCTAACAACTCCAGTGAAAACCTGTACACCATGATAAATTCTGGAGGAGGTCGCAACAGT TTTCCCATTGGCCCAGGCTCTGAGGGCCCTCTAGGGGCGATGGCAGGAATGGACCCAATGCATATGAATGGAG GTTCAGGAGACTTGGATGGACTTCCAAAG AATTCTCCCAACAACATGGGTGGCATGAGCAATCCGCCCGGGACCCCTAGAGATGAAGACGTAGGAGGCAGCTACCTTCACTCTTTCCAGAATGAGAAT CAGTACTCTCCCTCCATGACCATGAGCGTCTGA
- the LOC127414993 gene encoding single-stranded DNA-binding protein 3-like isoform X2 translates to MFPKGKSSVVPSDGQAREKLALYVYEYLLHIGAQKSAQTFLSEIRWEKNITLGDPPGFLHSWWCVFWDLYCAAPERRDTCEHSSEAKAFHDYSAAAAPSPVLGNMPPGDGMPGGPMPPGFFQGPPGSQASPHAPPPPNSMMGPHGQPFMSPRFGGGPRPPIRMGNQPPGGVPAAQPMLPNMDPRLQGPMQRMNVSRGMGPMGPGPQNFGGGMRPPHNSMGMPGVNMGPGNGRPPWPNPNGNNMPYSSPSPGAYGGPQGGGPPGTPGIVPSPADSNNSSENLYTMINSGGGRNSFPIGPGSEGPLGAMAGMDPMHMNGGSGDLDGLPKNSPNNMGGMSNPPGTPRDEDVGGSYLHSFQNENYSPSMTMSV, encoded by the exons atgtttccTAAAGGCAAAAGCTCCGTCGTGCCATCGGATGGTCAAGCTCGGGAAAA GTTAGCTTTGTATGTTTATGAGTATTTGTTACACATTGGTGCTCAGAAGTCTGCGCAGACTTTCCTGTCAGAA ATCCGATGGGAAAAGAACATCACGCTAGGAGACCCTCCTGGATTCCTGCATTCCTGGTGGTG TGTCTTTTGGGACCTGTACTGTGCTGCTCCTGAGAGGAGAGACACGTGTGAACATTCAAGTGAGGCGAAGGCATTCCATGACTAT AGTGCCGCAGCAGCCCCCAGTCCTGTTCTTGGAAACATGCCACCAGGAGACGGCATGCCAGGTGGACCCATGCCCCCTGGATTCTTCCAG GGCCCTCCCGGCTCCCAGGCTTCCCCTCACGCTCCTCCTCCCCCTAACAGCATGATGGGACCCCACGGCCAG CCTTTTATGTCACCTCGCTTTGGTGGGGGACCAAGACCACCCATCAGAATGGGCAACCAG CCTCCAGGTGGAGTTCCAGCCGCCCAGCCAATGCTCCCAAACATGGATCCTAGACTACAGG GGCCGATGCAGAGGATGAATGTTTCTAGAGGAATGGGTCCTATGGGCCCTGGTCCCCAG aattttggaGGAGGGATGAGACCACCACACAACTCTATGGGCATGCCAGGAGTGAACAT GGGGCCTGGAAATGGCAGACCACCATGGCCAAATCCAAACGGCAACAAT aTGCCATATTCATCACCATCTCCTGGTGCATATGGG GGTCCACAAGGAGGGGGGCCACCAGGAACTCCTGGAATTGTCCCTAGTCCAGCAG ACTCTAACAACTCCAGTGAAAACCTGTACACCATGATAAATTCTGGAGGAGGTCGCAACAGT TTTCCCATTGGCCCAGGCTCTGAGGGCCCTCTAGGGGCGATGGCAGGAATGGACCCAATGCATATGAATGGAG GTTCAGGAGACTTGGATGGACTTCCAAAG AATTCTCCCAACAACATGGGTGGCATGAGCAATCCGCCCGGGACCCCTAGAGATGAAGACGTAGGAGGCAGCTACCTTCACTCTTTCCAGAATGAGAAT TACTCTCCCTCCATGACCATGAGCGTCTGA
- the LOC127414993 gene encoding single-stranded DNA-binding protein 3-like isoform X3, translating to MFPKGKSSVVPSDGQAREKLALYVYEYLLHIGAQKSAQTFLSEIRWEKNITLGDPPGFLHSWWCVFWDLYCAAPERRDTCEHSSEAKAFHDYSAAAAPSPVLGNMPPGDGMPGGPMPPGFFQPFMSPRFGGGPRPPIRMGNQPPGGVPAAQPMLPNMDPRLQGPMQRMNVSRGMGPMGPGPQNFGGGMRPPHNSMGMPGVNMGPGNGRPPWPNPNGNNMPYSSPSPGAYGGPQGGGPPGTPGIVPSPADSNNSSENLYTMINSGGGRNSFPIGPGSEGPLGAMAGMDPMHMNGGSGDLDGLPKNSPNNMGGMSNPPGTPRDEDVGGSYLHSFQNENQYSPSMTMSV from the exons atgtttccTAAAGGCAAAAGCTCCGTCGTGCCATCGGATGGTCAAGCTCGGGAAAA GTTAGCTTTGTATGTTTATGAGTATTTGTTACACATTGGTGCTCAGAAGTCTGCGCAGACTTTCCTGTCAGAA ATCCGATGGGAAAAGAACATCACGCTAGGAGACCCTCCTGGATTCCTGCATTCCTGGTGGTG TGTCTTTTGGGACCTGTACTGTGCTGCTCCTGAGAGGAGAGACACGTGTGAACATTCAAGTGAGGCGAAGGCATTCCATGACTAT AGTGCCGCAGCAGCCCCCAGTCCTGTTCTTGGAAACATGCCACCAGGAGACGGCATGCCAGGTGGACCCATGCCCCCTGGATTCTTCCAG CCTTTTATGTCACCTCGCTTTGGTGGGGGACCAAGACCACCCATCAGAATGGGCAACCAG CCTCCAGGTGGAGTTCCAGCCGCCCAGCCAATGCTCCCAAACATGGATCCTAGACTACAGG GGCCGATGCAGAGGATGAATGTTTCTAGAGGAATGGGTCCTATGGGCCCTGGTCCCCAG aattttggaGGAGGGATGAGACCACCACACAACTCTATGGGCATGCCAGGAGTGAACAT GGGGCCTGGAAATGGCAGACCACCATGGCCAAATCCAAACGGCAACAAT aTGCCATATTCATCACCATCTCCTGGTGCATATGGG GGTCCACAAGGAGGGGGGCCACCAGGAACTCCTGGAATTGTCCCTAGTCCAGCAG ACTCTAACAACTCCAGTGAAAACCTGTACACCATGATAAATTCTGGAGGAGGTCGCAACAGT TTTCCCATTGGCCCAGGCTCTGAGGGCCCTCTAGGGGCGATGGCAGGAATGGACCCAATGCATATGAATGGAG GTTCAGGAGACTTGGATGGACTTCCAAAG AATTCTCCCAACAACATGGGTGGCATGAGCAATCCGCCCGGGACCCCTAGAGATGAAGACGTAGGAGGCAGCTACCTTCACTCTTTCCAGAATGAGAAT CAGTACTCTCCCTCCATGACCATGAGCGTCTGA